A genomic region of Podarcis raffonei isolate rPodRaf1 chromosome 13, rPodRaf1.pri, whole genome shotgun sequence contains the following coding sequences:
- the LOC128400800 gene encoding UDP-glucuronosyltransferase 2A2-like, translating to MAPTSARAVAIQLLILQLALVGNIFCGNVLIWPEDASHWLNIKVIIQELLHRGHNVSILAPSASILIEPSDDISAAKFEVFPVPYGKDEAQSFFEEFVTLLLDHKPTALTFYRFYREMRRMMRKVHEFHKFKCENVLADQELMARLKKSNYDVLLADPATPCGDLIAVKMDIPFLYTLQFTPGSTVERHCGKIPAPPSYAPAVLSGLTDKMSFGERVKNIISYLVQDHVFQTWYGDWDSYYSQVLGRPTTQCEVMGKAEIWLIRTYWDLEFPRPLLPNFEFVGGLQCQPAKPLPEEMEEFVQSSGEHGIVVFSLGSLVANLTDEKSNIVASALSQLPQKVLWRHKGKRPETLGANTRIYDWIPQNDLLGHPKTKAFITHGGTNGIYEAIYHGVPTVGIPMFADQPDNIQHMKAKGMAVGLDIQTMEAEDLVDAVKAVILNATYKENALRLSQIHHDQLLKPLDRAVFWIEFVMRHKGAKHLRVAAHHLTWYQYHSLDTIAFLIGCMAVFTFIAVKCCLYCLLYCQKRARIIMKTKTE from the exons ATGGCCCCCACCTCAGCAAGAGCGGTTGCAATTCAATTGTTAATACTTCAGCTTGCCTTAGTAGGCAACATTTTCTGTGGGAATGTGCTTATCTGGCCAGAGGATGCCAGCCACTGGCTAAATATCAAGGTCATTATCCAGGAACTGCTGCATAGAGGTCACAATGTCAGCATCCTAGCCCCGTCAGCGTCCATCTTAATCGAACCCAGTGATGATATATCAGCTGCCAAGTTTGAGGTGTTCCCTGTGCCCTATGGAAAGGATGAGGCCCAGTCGTTCTTTGAGGAATTCGTCACgttgttgctggaccacaagccAACTGCTCTGACCTTCTACAGGTTTTACCGAGAGATGCGAAGGATGATGAGGAAAGTACATGAGTTCCATAAGTTCAAGTGTGAAAATGTGCTGGCCGATCAGGAACTCATGGCCCGCCTGAAAAAGAGCAACTATGATGTGCTCCTTGCAGACCCTGCGACACCCTGTGGCGACCTGATTGCTGTGAAAATGGACATCCCGTTTCTGTACACCCTGCAGTTCACGCCAGGCTCAACAGTGGAGAGACACTGTGGCAAGATACCTGCCCCTCCTTCCTATGCCCCGGCTGTCTTGTCTGGGCTGACGGACAAAATGTCATTTGGAGAAAGGGTGAAGAATATAATATCTTACCTCGTGCAAGACCATGTTTTCCAGACCTGGTATGGAGATTGGGACTCTTATTACAGTCAGGTTTTAG GAAGACCCACAACTCAGTGTGAAGTGATGGGGAAAGCGGAAATCTGGTTGATCCGTACCTACTGGGACCTTGAATTCCCACGGCCTCTCCTACCAAATTTTGAGTTTGTAGGGGGACTGCAGTGTCAGCCAGCCAAGCCTTTGCCAGAG GAAATGGAAGAATTTGTCCAGAGTTCAGGGGAACATGGCATTGTGGTGTTTTCTCTGGGCTCTCTTGTTGCAAACTTAACGGATGAAAAGAGTAACATCGTTGCATCGGCACTTAGCCAGCTTCCACAGAAG GTTCTTTGGCGCCACAAAGGGAAAAGACCAGAAACTTTAGGTGCCAACACCAGGATTTATGACTGGATACCACAAAATGATCTTCTTG GACACCCCAAGACCAAAGCCTTCATAACACATGGAGGGACCAATGGGATTTATGAAGCAATTTACCATGGCGTTCCCACAGTGGGGATTCCCATGTTTGCTGACCAGCCCGACAATATTCAGCACATGAAGGCAAAGGGGATGGCCGTGGGTCTGGACATCCAGACAATGGAAGCCGAAGATTTAGTGGATGCAGTGAAGGCTGTCATTCTCAACGCCAC ATATAAGGAAAACGCGTTAAGGCTATCACAGATCCACCATGACCAACTGTTAAAGCCGCTGGACCGGGCTGTCTTTTGGATTGAGTTTGTCATGCGCCACAAAGGTGCCAAGCACTTGAGAGTAGCTGCCCATCACTTGACCTGGTACCAATATCACTCCCTGGATACCATTGCCTTCTTGATTGGTTGCATGGCAGTCTTCACATTCATTGCTGTCAAATGCTGTTTATACTGTTTATTGTATTGTCAGAAACGTGCTCGGATCATTATGAAGACGAAAACAGAATAG